A window of the Carassius gibelio isolate Cgi1373 ecotype wild population from Czech Republic chromosome B16, carGib1.2-hapl.c, whole genome shotgun sequence genome harbors these coding sequences:
- the LOC127974412 gene encoding potassium voltage-gated channel subfamily V member 1-like, translating to MITDSSIPAEFYEDNASLLSLDSSVFFSEPALPSDDPLDFFIINVGGSRYILSQELLASHPETRLGKLALSNRDSALDLCDDADFLENEFFFDRNSQTFQYIMNFYKTGHLHVREELCVISFLQEIEYWGIDELRIDSCCRDKYYRRKEMKESLDIRKDADIMDNEEEDFTGALCHDLRQRLWDLMEKPDSSKAAKTFGTLSMFFVVVSIMNMALISLDFTILGAPIILDTLEYICIIWFTGELVLRFMCVRDKCRFSRSVVNIIDLLAILPFYVTLAVESLHGGSTELENVGRVVQVLRLMRFLRMLKLGRHSTGLKSLGITIAQCYEEVGLLMLFLSVGISIFATVEYAIEHDMPETTFTNVPSAWWWATTSMTTVGYGDIRPDTVLGKVMAFICILSGILILALPIAIINDRFSACYFTLKMKEAALRHGEALKRLTRSSASDMSAIGVNLRDAYARSVLEMLRLQGRERASTRSSAGDLWW from the exons ATGATCACAGATTCATCAATTCCGGCAGAGTTCTACGAGGACAATGCATCGCTGCTGTCCTTGGACTCTAGTGTGTTCTTCAGCGAGCCGGCGTTACCGAGCGACGATCCGCTGGACTTCTTCATTATAAATGTCGGAGGCAGCCGTTACATCCTTTCTCAGGAACTGCTGGCCTCTCACCCAGAAACTCGCCTGGGAAAGCTGGCACTCTCCAATCGAGACTCTGCTTTAGATCTGTGCGATGATGCAGATTTCTTGGAGAACGAGTTCTTCTTTGACCGCAACTCGCAGACCTTTCAGTACATCATGAACTTCTACAAGACCGGTCACTTACATGTGCGAGAGGAGCTGTGTGTGATCTCGTTCCTTCAGGAGATCGAGTACTGGGGCATCGATGAGCTCCGCATAGACAGCTGTTGCAGGGACAAGTACTACCGTAGGAAAGAGATGAAGGAGTCACTGGATATTCGTAAGGATGCTGATATAATGGACAATGAGGAGGAGGACTTCACTGGTGCTTTGTGCCACGACTTACGGCAGCGTCTATGGGACCTTATGGAGAAGCCGGACTCCTCTAAGGCGGCCAAGACGTTTGGGACGCTATCCATGTTCTTTGTGGTGGTGTCCATCATGAACATGGCTCTGATTTCTCTGGACTTCACTATACTTGGCGCACCCATCATCTTGGACACTCTTGAGTACATTTGTATCATTTGGTTCACCGGTGAGCTGGTGCTCAGGTTCATGTGTGTTAGAGATAAGTGTAGATTCAGCAGAAGTGTGGTGAATATCATTGACCTGCTGGCTATTCTGCCCTTCTATGTGACTCTGGCTGTGGAGAGCCTGCATGGAGGATCTACGGAGCTGGAGAACGTTGGACGTGTAGTTCAGGTGCTGCGGCTTATGAGGTTTCTCAGGATGCTCAAACTTGGCCGGCACTCCACAG GTCTCAAGTCTTTGGGAATTACGATCGCCCAATGCTACGAGGAAGTTGGCCTCCTGATGCTGTTCCTTTCTGTGGGCATTTCCATCTTCGCCACAGTGGAATACGCCATTGAACATGACATGCCAGAGACCACCTTCACAAACGTGCCCAGCGCCTGGTGGTGGGCCACCACATCAATGACCACGGTAGGGTACGGAGACATCCGTCCGGACACGGTGCTAGGAAAGGTGATGGCCTTCATCTGCATCCTATCTGGCATTCTGATTCTCGCACTGCCTATCGCCATCATCAACGATCGGTTCTCTGCCTGCTACTTCACGCTTAAAATGAAAGAAGCTGCACTGCGACATGGGGAGGCACTGAAACGACTGACGCGCAGCTCGGCCTCGGATATGTCGGCGATAGGAGTAAACCTGCGGGACGCCTACGCCAGAAGCGTGCTGGAGATGCTGCGGTTGCAGGGGCGAGAGCGAGCCAGCACACGCAGCAGTGCAGGAGATCTCTGGTGGTAA
- the LOC127975412 gene encoding protein DEK, with the protein MSEEMDAVKTEDLPLDENSMKKGKEDDKKKKKKSPSDDTEEDESEEPKHKSRSKPKLFEPEILEGKREKKIIQRLDLMSKPKEKPKIESTGTGAKLGDIVRINHSIGKLKAPLLKPLHKIVYDRPGTASTLRKNLRLFNGFPFGEESDLYNKKMEKVKRLHKEQLRTICQTLDLERSGTQIVLSERIMKFLAHPTNSGKPILKKKKKSTKDGKREKSSSKSKKQQKKVESGKSKPIVTDSSSDDDDDDDDDNAEELKENSKDTEKSMTANKKNKDSGDESSDKEEDNDDDSDDAPEEDSEKEEKTPQKKKSSTTKSTKKSEKSEQSASDESDRDVHDEDKNAKKTKKPAAKRKAPAKPVPKTKKADSSSNRGKKKANKIMDESESSDDDVPLIKMIKKPPTEEELKEAIKDLLKDANLEEVTMKQITQQVYDKYPDFDLTSRKEFIKETVKGLVS; encoded by the exons ATGAGTGAAGAAATGGATGCAGTCAAGACAGAGGATCTTCCTTTGGATGAAAATTCAATGAAAAAAGGAAAGGAGGatgacaagaagaagaaaaagaagagtcCATCTGATGATACAGAGGAGGATGAATCAGAAGAACCGAAACATAAAAGCAGGTCTAAACCCAAATTGT TTGAACCTGAAATTCTTGAAGGAAAACGGGAGAAAAAAATCATCCAGAGACTTGATTTGATGAGCAAACCGAAGGAAAAGCCAAAGATTGAGAGCACAGGAACAGGTGCCAAACTGGGAGACATTGTACGGATTAATCACTCCATCGGAAAGCTTAAAGCGCCTCTCCTCAAACCTCTGCATAAGATTGTTTATGATCGCCCGGGAACT GCATCAACACTGCGGAAAAATCTCAGGCTGTTTAATGGATTTCCTTTTGGGGAAGAAAGTGACCTTTACAACAAAAAAATGGAGAAGGTGAAAAG GCTTCACAAGGAACAACTCAGAACCATTTGTCAGACTCTTGATCTGGAGAGATCTGGAACGCAAATTGTTCTTTCAGAGAGGATCATGAAATTTCTTGCACATCCAACCAACTCAGGAAAG CCTATtctaaagaagaaaaagaagtcaACCAAAGATGGCAAAAGAGAAAAGTCTTCATCCAAAAGTaagaaacaacagaaaaaagTAGAAAGTGGGAAGTCCAAACCTATTGTCACTGATTCCagtagtgatgatgatgatgatgacgacgacgaCAATGCTGAAGAGCTCAAAGAGAATAGTAAGGACACTGAGAAGTCTAtgacagcaaataaaaaaaataaagacagtgGAGATGAATCATCTGACAAAGAGgaagataatgatgatgatagtgatgatgCTCCTGAAGAGGACAGCGAGAAGGAAGAA AAAACCCCTCAGAAGAAGAAATCTTCAACCACGAAGTCCACAAAGAAATCTGAAAAGTCCGAACAGTCTGCATCAGATGAAAGTGACAGAGATGTTCATGATGAAGACAAGAATGCAAAAAAG ACAAAAAAGCCTGCAGCAAAGAGGAAAGCTCCTGCTAAGCCTGTCCCTAAAACCAAGAAAgctgacagcagcagcaaccgaGGGAAAAAGAAAGCAAACAAGATCATGG ATGAAAGTGAAAGCTCTGATGATGATGTGCCGTTGATCAAGATGATTAAAAAACCACCAACTGAAGAAGAGTTGAAGGAGGCAATCAAGGATCTGTTGAAAGATGCCAACTTGGAGGAAGTTACAATGAAGCAGATTACCCAACAA GTTTATGATAAGTATCCTGACTTTGATCTGACCAGCAGAAAGGAATTCATCAAGGAAACAGTTAAAGGT TTGGTATCCTGA
- the scap gene encoding sterol regulatory element-binding protein cleavage-activating protein → MTVRERLRQNISAAFYRHGLLCASYPVPIILFTSASILTCCYPLLKLPLPGTGPVEFTTGVRDYSVPSHESQGDLPELPDWYRGPPVAYIQQVLVKAAVSPWDNSLVPVDVFRSPLGRVFSLLEEIRNHVYTDRSLEALCLQVTDLLPGLRRMQAVLPEHGCLLVSPGNFWQNRRDLFDADPDLLKTVHQHEPKGLHTSATLKDLLFGVPGKQSGVSLYSKKRVVTYTITIALSSYDARFVASLRARLKHLHPSVNCTLREDHMVHVHFKEEIGIAELIPLVTTYIILFAYIYFSTRKIDMVKSKWGLALAAVVTVLSSLLMSVGLCTLFGLTPTLNGGEIFPYLVVVIGLENVLVLTKSVVSTPVDLEVKLRIAQGLSNESWSIMKNMATELCIILIGYFTFVPAIQEFCLFAVVGLVSDFFLQMFFFTTVLSIDIRRMELADLNRRLPAEAGMPPPKPGPLRPRETPPPPRPSPHTITLQTPAFRNLRLPKRLRVVYFLARTRLAQRIIMVGTVIWIGILVYTDPAGLSTFLAAQVSEQSPLGEAGLPPHLGVAPVFPGGDPTSTLSVLPAPEPTPLPENQSQGHRAARPGVAPVSSPQITWGPEDEELWRRLSFRHWPSLFSYYNITLAKRYISILPVIPVTLHLTPQEAIDTRHPQDTHHAPPPSIKTSDLQTDLTLYKVAALGLFAGVVLVLLLFCLYRVLCPRNYGQNGVPHGRRRRGELPCDEYGYSPPISEISPLLLRGHSMDIECLASDGMLLASCCLAGQIRVWDAQTGDCLTVIPNNGLRRSSSSSGCWEHRNGWDHISACEAESLLAADFREPGGVVMGGPDVDVFPIRRRTTPARPALFGDQPDLTPLIDTNFGSLPPSQTLSSSGFNFGVLVEKAYQEHEPSPTLAFPPSPPASQQRRHSLGDQPVLPAELPPQGNGDWDSSVWAMELRGNLIATGRSSGKLELWDAVEGSLRCINEDGVSGITALAFLNNRIVAARLNGSLDFFTVEINKPLGLLQYRGPPGRGSLPPSPCYSSEDVISCQLTRSVQCAHQKPITVLKAAAGRVVTGSQDHTVRVYRLEDSCCLFTLQGHSGGITAIYVDQTMVLASGGQDGTICVWDVLTGSRVSHVYGHRGDVTSLVCTTSCIISSGLDDLICIWDRSTGIKLYSIQQEVGCGASLGVISESLLVTGGQGCVSFWDLNYGDLLQTVYLGQSSEGQSVRQLLVLDNAAIVCDFGSELSLVYVPSVLEKLD, encoded by the exons ATGACGGTGAGAGAGCGGCTTCGGCAGAACATCTCGGCCGCCTTCTACCGGCACGGCCTGCTATGCGCCTCCTACCCGGTTCCCATCATTCTCTTCACCTCTGCCAGCATCCTGACCTGCTG TTACCCTCTGCTGAAGCTGCCTCTGCCAGGAACAGGGCCTGTCGAGTTCACCACTGGAGTACGAGATTACTCTGTTCCATCCCATGAGTCTCAGGGTGACCTGCCGGAGCTCCCTGATTGG TACCGGGGTCCTCCGGTGGCCTACATCCAGCAGGTCCTGGTCAAGGCAGCAGTTTCACCATGGGACAACAGTCTGGTTCCTGTGGACGTGTTCCGCTCTCCCCTTGGGCGCGTCTTCAGTCTCCTGGAGGAGATCAGAAACCACGTTTACACAGACAG AAGTTTGGAGGCGCTGTGCTTGCAGGTAACGGACTTGTTGCCAGGGTTACGGCGCATGCAGGCGGTCCTTCCAGAGCACGGCTGCCTGCTGGTATCCCCTGGCAACTTTTGGCAGAACCGGCGGGACCTGTTTGATGCAGATCCAGACCTCCTGAAAACAGTCCACCAACATGAACCCAAAGGCCTTCATACTTCAGCCACTCTGAAAG atTTACTCTTTGGTGTCCCGGGGAAGCAGTCGGGTGTAAGCCTGTACAGCAAGAAGAGAGTGGTGACTTACACCATCACAATTGCACTAAGCTCCTATGATGCAAG GTTTGTAGCCAGTCTCCGAGCCCGTCTGAAACACCTTCATCCTTCAGTGAACTGCACTCTGCGTGAAGACCACATGGTGCACGTCCATTTCAAAGAGGAGATTGGCATCGCTGAGCTCATCCCTCTGGTCACCACCTACATCATCCTCTTTGCTTATATCTACTTCTCCACCC GAAAGATTGACATGGTGAAATCCAAATGGGGCCTGGCGCTGGCCGCTGTGGTGACGGTCCTCAGCTCTCTGCTCATGTCTGTGGGACTCTGCACCTTGTTTGGCCTGACGCCCACGCTGAATGGAGG GGAAATCTTCCCTTACCTTGTGGTGGTAATTGGTTTGGAGAATGTCCTTGTCCTCACCAAGTCTGTTGTGTCAACGCCTGTCGACCTTGAAGTCAAGCTGCGTATTGCTCAAG GTCTAAGCAATGAGAGCTGGTCCATCATGAAGAATATGGCAACTGAACTGTGCATCATCCTCATTGGATACTTCACATTTGTACCAGCAATACAG GAATTCTGTCTGTTTGCTGTGGTCGGTCTGGTGTCCGATTTCTTCCTGCAGATGTTTTTCTTCACCACTGTGCTGTCTATTGACATACGCCGCATGGAG TTGGCTGATCTGAACAGGCGTCTCCCGGCAGAAGCAGGGATGCCTCCGCCTAAACCAGGCCCTTTGCGTCCACGAGAGACACCTCCACCACCCCGCCCTTCTCCCCACACCATCACCCTGCAGACTCCTGCTTTCCGGAACCTCCGCTTGCCCAAGAGGCTCAGGGTGGTGTACTTCCTAGCCCGCACTCGCCTGGCACAGAGAATCATCATG GTTGGCACTGTTATCTGGATTGGTATCCTGGTCTACACAGACCCTGCTGGTCTGAGTACTTTCCTTGCTGCCCAGGTGTCAGAGCAGAGCCCTCTTGGGGAGGCGGGGCTTCCTCCTCACTTGGGCGTTGCTCCAGTATTTCCTGGTGGAGACCCAACCAGCACACTGAGCGTGCTTCCTGCCCCTGAACCCACTCCTCTACCTGAAAACCAATCTCAGGGTCACCGAGCAGCCCGCCCAGGTGTTGCCCCGGTGTCCAGCCCCCAGATCACTTGGGGCCCTGAGGACGAGGAGCTGTGGAGGCGGCTTTCTTTCCGCCACTGGCCCTCACTCTTTAGCTATTACAATATCACTCTTGCAAAGAG GTACATCAGCATTCTTCCAGTCATCCCCGTCACGCTCCATCTCACCCCGCAAGAGGCCATAGACACACGCCATCCCCAGGATACACACCACGCTCCTCCTCCCAGCATCAAGACCTCTGATCTTCAGACAGATCTCACACTCTACAA GGTGGCAGCTCTTGGACTTTTCGCCGGTGTGGTGTTAGTTCTCTTACTCTTCTGTCTGTATCGTGTGCTCTGCCCTCGGAACTACGGGCAGAACGGGGTTCCCCATGGTCGCCGTCGCAGAGGAGAACTGCCCTGCGATGAGTACGGCTACTCACCGCCAATCAGTGAAATTTCCCCTCTGCTTCTGAGAGGCCACAGCATG GACATTGAGTGTCTGGCCAGTGATGGAATGCTGCTGGCCAGCTGTTGTCTGGCGGGACAGATCCGTGTGTGGGACGCACAGACTGGAGACTGTCTTACTGTTATACCCAACAATGG TCTGCgcaggagcagcagcagcagtggttGTTGGGAGCACCGTAATGGCTGGGATCACATAAGCGCTTGTGAGGCCGAGAGCCTTTTGGCGGCAGACTTTCGGGAACCAGGAGGAGTAGTGATGGGAGGGCCAGATGTAGACGTTTTCCCAATAAGGAGGAGGACCACCCCTGCACGCCCTGCCCTGTTTGGGGACCAGCCAGACCTCACTCCTCTCATCGACACCAACTTTGGGTCATTGCCCCCATCTCAGACGTTAAGCAGCTCTGGCTTTAATTTCGGGGTATTGGTGGAGAAAGCATACCAGGAGCATGAGCCCTCACCAACACTGGCCTTCCCACCTTCTCCTCCGGCTTCACAGCAAAGGCGACATAGCCTCGGGGACCAGCCTGTTTTACCAGCAGAGCTCCCCCCGCAAGGCAATGGCGACTGGGACAGCTCGGTGTGGGCCATGGAGCTGAGGGGTAACCTCATTGCCACGGGCCGCAGCAGTGGAAAACTGGAG CTGTGGGATGCAGTAGAAGGATCATTACGGTGCATTAATGAAGATGGAGTATCTGGAATCACTGCCTTGGCTTTTCTTAATAACAG AATTGTGGCAGCTCGTTTAAATGGCTCACTGGATTTCTTCACAGTGGAGATCAACAAGCCTCTGGGGTTGCTGCAATATCGCG gACCCCCAGGCCGAGGAAGTCTGCCCCCCTCCCCCTGTTACAGCAGTGAGGATGTGATCAGCTGTCAGCTGACGCGCTCAGTGCAGTGTGCCCACCAGAAGCCCATCACTGTGCTCAAAGCTGCCGCGGGCAGAGTGGTCACCGGCAGCCAGGACCATACAGTCAGG GTGTATCGTTTGGAGGATTCTTGTTGTCTCTTCACCCTGCAGGGCCACTCGGGTGGAATAACTGCCATATACGTAGACCAG ACCATGGTTCTAGCCAGCGGGGGTCAAGACGGTACCATCTGCGTGTGGGACGTCCTTACTGGCAGCCGTGTGAGCCACGTTTACGGTCACCGCGGTGATGTCACCTCATTGGTTTGCACAACTTCCTGTATCATTAGCAGTGGGTTGGATGACCTCATTTGCATTTGGGACCGTAGCACAGGCATAAAACTGTACTCCATACAACAG GAGGTGGGCTGTGGGGCCAGTCTAGGGGTGATCTCTGAAAGCCTGCTGGTGACGGGAGGACAAGGTTGCGTGTCGTTTTGGGACTTGAACTACGGGGACCTGCTGCAGACGGTGTATCTGGGCCAGAGCAGCGAAGGTCAGAGCGTCAGGCAGCTCCTGGTTCTGGACAATGCCGCCATAGTCTGTGACTTTGGTAGCGAGCTCAGCCTAGTCTACGTGCCCTCTGTTCTGGAGAAGCtggactga